The Pagrus major chromosome 17, Pma_NU_1.0 genome includes a region encoding these proteins:
- the ubr5 gene encoding E3 ubiquitin-protein ligase UBR5 isoform X7, giving the protein MTSIHFVVHPLPGTEDQLNDRLREVSEKLNKYSYNSHPHLSLLEQATLKQCVVGPNHAGFLLEDGRVCRISFAVQPDRLELSKPDGSDGSKLSSGSGTGRSSRPGRTSDPPWFLSGSDTLGRLAGNTLGSRWSSGVNGGSGGGGSGGGAGGGGAGGGSSGGGGSGGGGGGGGTSGRSSTAARDSRRQTRVIRTGRDRGSGLLGSQPQPVIPASVIPEELITQAQVVLQGKSRSVIIRELQRTNLDVNLAVNNLLSRDDEDGDDGDDTASESYLPGEDLMSLLDADIHSAHPSVIIDADAMFSEDISYFGYPSFRRSSLSRLGSSRVLLLPLERDSELLRERESVLRLRERRWLDGASFDTERGSTSREGEPSLDKKSIPVQSPVSLGEELQWWPDKDGVKFVSIGAMFSELVAVSSKGELYQWKWSEPEPYRNAQNPSVHHPRVSFLGLANEKITLLSANSIRATVATETNKVATWVDDTLSTVASKLEHSAQAFPELQGERMVSLHCCALYTCAQLENSLYWWGVVPFSQRKKMLEKARAKNKKPKSSAGISSIPNITVGTQVCLRNNPLYHAGAVAFSVSAGIPKVGVLLESVWNMNDSCRFQLRSPESLKNMEKTTKTQEIKTESKPELVKTEMGPPPSPASTCSDTSSIASSASLPYKRRRSTPAPKEEEKVNEEQWPLREVVFVEDVKNVPVGKVLKVDGAYVAVKFPGTSSSMSNQSTAAPTDSDPSSLLQDCRLLRIDELQVVKTGGTPKVPDCFQRTPKKLCIPEKAEILAVNVDSKGVHAVLKTGNWVRYCIFDLATGKAEQENNFPTSNLAFLGQSERNVAIFTAGQESPIILRDGNGTIYPMAKDCMGGIRDPDWLDLPPINSLGMGVHSLANLPSNSTIKKKAAIIIMAVEKQTLMQHVLRCDYEACRQYLVNLEQAFLLDQGSQALGALLDHRCDGNRNILHAAVSVCFPVSNKETKEEEEAERSERNTFAERLSAVEAIANAISVVSSNSSGNRTGSSSSRGLRLREMMRRSLRAAGLGRHESGPSSSDHQDPVSPPIAPPSWVPDPPPMDPDGDIDFILAPAVGSLTTASTGTSQGPSTSTIPGPSTESSVVESKDRKANAHLILKLMCDSVVLRPHLRELLSAKDARGMTPFMLAVSGRAYPAAITVLEAAQKMAKVGDPGIAEKEDADSVFMEMICPSGTNPDDSPLYVLCCNDTCSFTWTGAEHINQDIFECRTCGLLESLCCCTECARVCHKGHDCKLKRTSPTAYCDCWEKCKCKTLIAGQKAARLDLLYRLLTTTNLVTTPNSRGEHILLFLVQTVARQSVEHCQYRPPRIREDRNRKAANAEDSDMPDHDLEPPRFAQLALERVLQDWNALKSMIMFGSQENKDPLSASSRIAHLLPEEQVYLNQQSGTIRLDCFTHCLIVKCAPDITFIDTLLGTLVKELQNKYTPGRREEAVNVTRRFLRSVARVFVILSVEMASSKKKNNFIPQPIGKCRRVFQALLPYAVEELCNVAESLIVPVRMGIARPTAPFTLASTSIDAVQGSEELFSVEPLPPRPSPDQSSSSSQTAASYIIRNPQPRRSSQSQPVRGRDEEQDDIVSADVEEVEVVEGVAGEEDHHDDQEEQGEENAEAEGQHDEHDEDGSDMELDLLAAAETESDSESNHSNQDNASGRRSVVTAATAGSEAGASSVPAFFSEDDSQSNDSSDSDSSSSQSDDVDQETFLLDEPLERTTSASHANSAAQAPRSMQWAVRNTPSQRATGSAPTSSSTPAASSTGLIYIDPTNLRRSSAISSSAAAAAAALEASNSSSYLTSASSLARAYSIVIRQISDLMSLIPKYNHLVYSQYPAAVKLTYQDAVNLQNYVEEKLIPTWNWMVSIMDSTEAQLRYGSALSSAGDPGHPSHPLHASQHSARRERMTAREEASLRTLEGRRRAATLLTARQGMMSARGDFLNYALSLMRSHNDEHSDVLPVLDVCSLKHVAYVFQALIYWIKAMNQQTTLDTPQMDRKRNREILELGLDNEDSEHENDEDTNQSSTLQDKDEDPVPAETGQNHPFFRRSDSMTFLGCIPPNPFDVPLAEAIPLADQPHLLQPNARKEDLFGRPSQGLYSSSYMATKGLAEASMDRNCLEILPTKMSYSANLKNVMSMETGQRSTGNQSLAEQELEASKPGPSPHDLAAQLKSSLLAEIGLTESDGPPLPSFRPHCSFMGMMISHDMLLGRWRLSLELFGRVFMEDVGAEPGSILTELGGFEVKESKFRREMEKLRNLQSRDLALEVDRDRDQLIQQTMRQLNTHFGRRCTTTPMAVHRVKVTFKDEPGEGSGVARSFYTAIALALLSNDKLPNLDCVQSVSKGMQASSTCHHDYNSNLMQRLRNRDRERERRSGGLRAGSRRDRDRDSRRQLSIDTRPFRPSSEGNPSDEPDPLPAHRQALGERLYPRVHAMQPAFASKITGMLLELSPAQLLLLLASEDSLRARVEEAMELLIAHGRENGADSILDLGLLEAPEKAQQQENRKRHGSTRSVVDMELDDPDDGDDNAPLFYQPGKRGFYSPRPGKNTEARLNCFRNIGRILGLCLLQNELCPITLNRHVIKVLLGRKVNWHDFAFFDPVMYESLRQLIRHSQAGEADAVFAAMDLAFAIDLCKEEGAGQVELLSGGVNMPVTPLNVYEYVRKYAEHRMLVVAEQPLHAMRKGLLDVLPKNALEDLTAEDFRLLVNGCGEVNVQMLISFTSFNDESGENAEKLLQFKRWFWSIVEKMSMTERQDLVYFWTSSPSLPASEEGFQPMPSITIRPPDDQHLPTANTCISRLYVPLYSSKQILKQKLLLAIKTKNFGFV; this is encoded by the exons ATGACATCTATACACTTCGTGGTTCACCCGCTGCCCGGGACCGAGGATCAGCTCAATGACAG GCTCCGTGAAGTTTCAGAGAAACTCAACAAATACAGCTACAACAG TCATCCACACCttagtctgctggagcaggcCACCTTAAAACAATGTGTTGTCGGTCCAAACCATGCTGGATTTCTCCTTGAG GATGGGCGCGTGTGTCGAATCAGCTTTGCTGTCCAGCCTGATCGCCTGGAGCTCAGCAAACCGGATGGCAGCGATGG TTCAAAGTTGAGCAGTGGTTCAGGGACAGGAAGGAGCTCCAGGCCAGGCAGGACTAGTGATCCGCCCTGGTTCCTGTCTGGCTCTGACACACTTGGCAGACTGGCAGGCAACACCCTTGG GAGTCGCTGGAGCTCTGGCGTTAACGGaggcagtggaggaggtgggagtggaggaggagcagggggaggtggagcaggaggtggcagcagtggaggaggtggaagtggaggtggaggcggTGGTGGAGGCACGTCGGGCAGGTCGTCAACAGCAGCTCGTGATTCCCGTCGACAGACCAGGGTGATCCGTACAGGAAGGGACCGTGGCTCAGGACTTCTAGGAAGCCAGCCTCAGCCTGTCATACCAGCTTCTGTCATCCCTGAAGAGCTCATTACTCAG GCCCAAGTAGTCCTTCAGGGGAAGTCCAGGAGTGTGATAATTAGGGAACTCCAGAGGACCAACCTGGATGTCAACCTCGCCGTCAACAACCTGCTGAGCCGGGACGATGAagatggagatgatggagatGACACAGCCAGCGAGTCCTACCTCCCAGGAG AGGACCTGATGTCCCTGTTGGATGCAGACATTCACTCAGCTCATCCCAGCGTGATTATTGATGCTGATGCCATGTTCTCTGAGGACATCAGCTACTTTGGCTACCCCTCTTTTAGACGTTCATCGCTGTCACGCCTTGGATCCTCCAGAG TTCTCCTTCTTCCCTTAGAGCGCGACTCAGAGCTGTTGCGTGAGCGTGAGTCTGTATTGAGGTTACGTGAGCGCCGGTGGCTGGATGGGGCCTCGTTCGACACAGAGCGAGGCTCCACCAGCCGTGAGGGCGAGCCCAGCTTGGACAAGAAGAGCATCCCGGTCCAGAGCCCTGTCTCCTTGGGAGAGGAGCTCCAGTGGTGGCCTGACAAG GATGGTGTGAAGTTTGTGAGCATCGGAGCCATGTTCTCAGAGCTGGTTGCAGTCAGCTCCAAGGGAGAGCTTTATCAGTGGAAGTGGAGTGAACCTGAACCCTACAGGAATGCACAG AATCCTTCCGTTCATCACCCACGTGTGTCCTTCCTGGGCCTGGCCAATGAGAAGATCACCTTATTGTCTGCCAATAGCATCAGAGCCACTGTAGCTACAGAGACCAACAAG GTGGCCACCTGGGTGGACGACACACTGAGCACAGTAGCCTCTAAGCTGGAGCACAGTGCTCAGGCTTTCCCTGAGCTGCAGGGGGAACGTATGGTGTCACTGCACTGCTGTGCTCTCTACACGTGTGCACAGCTTGAGAATAGCCTCTACTGGTG GGGTGTTGTGCCTTTTAGTCAACGGAAGAAGATGCTTGAAAAGGCCAGAGCCAAGAACAAAAAGCCAAAGTCCAGCGCTGGCATCTCCTCGATACCCAACATCACCGTGGGAACACAG GTGTGCTTGAGGAATAACCCCCTCTACCATGCCGGTGCAGTGGCCTTTTCTGTCAGTGCTGGGATTCCCAAAGTGGGTGTCCTGTTGGAGTCTGTCTGGAATATGAATGACAGTTGCAGGTTCCAGCTACGCTCACCAGAGAGCCTCAAGAACATGGAGAAGACCACTAAGACCCAAGAAATCAA GACGGAAAGCAAGCCGGAGCTGGTGAAGACTGAGATGGGTCCTCCTCCATCCCCAGCATCTACCTGCAGTGATACCTCTTCCATTGCTAGCAGTGCCTCACTGCCCTACA AGCGAAGGCGTTCTACTCCGGCTcccaaagaggaagagaaggtgAATGAGGAACAGTGGCCCCTCAGGGAGGTGGTGTTTGTGGAGgatgttaaaaatgtccctGTGGGAAAG GTGCTTAAAGTGGATGGTGCGTATGTTGCTGTGAAGTTTCCAGGGACATCAAGCAGCATGAGCAACCAGAGCACTGCTGCTCCCACTGATTCAGACCCATCATCACTGTTACAGGACTGTAGGCTCCTCAGAATAGATGAGTTGCAG GTGGTCAAAACTGGTGGGACTCCTAAAGTTCCTGATTGTTTTCAGCGCACACCTAAAAAGCTCTGTATCCCAGAAAAGGCAGAGATTCTTGCAGTAAATGTTGACTCCAAAG GAGTCCACGCAGTTCTGAAAACTGGTAACTGGGTAAGGTACTGTATCTTTGACCTGGCCACAGGCAAAGCTGAACAGGAGAATAACTTCCCCACTAGCAACCTGGCCTTCCTAGGGCAGAGTGAGCGCAATGTTGCCATCTTCACTGCAGGACAG GAATCTCCCATCATCCTCCGAGATGGAAATGGCACAATCTACCCCATGGCCAAAGACTGCATGGGTGGAATACGAGATCCGGATTGGTTGGACCTGCCACCTATTAACAGCCTGGGGATGGGGGTGCACTCTCTGGCCAACCTCCCATCTAACTCCACAATTAAAAAGAAAGctgctattattattatggcTGTCGAG AAACAGACGCTGATGCAGCATGTCCTGCGTTGTGACTATGAGGCGTGTCGGCAGTACTTGGTGAACCTTGAGCAGGCTTTCCTCTTGGATCAGGGCAGTCAGGCCCTTGGAGCACTTCTCGATCATCGCTGTGATGGAAATCGCAACATCCTCCATGCcgctgtctctgtctgcttcccTGTCAGTAACAAGGAGACCAAAGAGGAAGAAG AAGCTGAAAGGTCTGAGAGAAACACATTTGCAGAACGTCTCTCTGCTGTGGAGGCAATTGCCAATGCCATCTCTGTGGTTTCAAGCAACAGTTCTGGGAACAGGACTGGCTCCTCCAGTAGCAGAGG CCTTCGTCTGAGGGAGATGATGCGGAGATCTCTAAGAGCAGCAGGCCTCGGCCGTCATGAGTCTGGCCCTTCATCAAGTGACCACCAGGACCCTGTGTCACCACCCATTGCCCCACCAAGTTGGGTCCCTGACCCCCCACCAATGGACCCTG ATGGTGACATAGACTTCATTCTAGCACCAGCTGTGGGTTCACTCACCACTGCCTCCACTGGGACCAGCCAGGGACCAAGCACCTCTACCATACCAG GGCCATCCACTGAGTCATCTGTGGTTGAATCTAAAGACAGGAAGGCCAACGCCCACCTCATCCTAAAGCTGATGTGTGACAGTGTTGTTCTGAGGCCACACCTACGGGAGCTGCTCTCTGCCAA GGATGCCCGTGGAATGACCCCATTCATGCTGGCAGTCAGTGGGCGAGCCTACCCGGCAGCTATCACTGTGCTGGAGGCTGCTCAGAAAATGGCAAAGG TGGGTGATCCAGGCATTGCCGAGAAGGAGGATGCAGATTCTGTGTTCATGGAAATGATTTGCCCCTCGGGGACCAACCCAGACGATTCGCCCCTCTATGTCCTCTGCTGCAACGACACCTGCAGTTTCACTTGGACTGGAGCTGAGCACATTAACCAG GATATCTTTGAGTGTCGTACCTGTGGTCTGCTCgagtccctctgctgctgcactgaatGCGCAAGGGTGTGTCACAAAGGACATGACTGCAA GCTGAAGAGGACCTCCCCCACAGCATACTGTGACTGTTGGGAGAAATGCAAGTGTAAAACGCTGATCGCCGGCCAGAAGGCTGCTCGCCTGGATCTGCTGTACAGGTTACTCACAACCACTAACCTGGTCACAACACCAAACAGCAG GGGAGAGCATATATTACTGTTCCTGGTGCAGACTGTTGCAAGGCAGAGTGTTGAGCACTGTCAGTACAGACCACCACGTATCAGAGAAGACAGGAACCGCAAGGCTGCTAATGCAGAAG ACTCTGATATGCCAGACCATGACCTGGAACCTCCCCGCTTTGCTCAGCTGGCTCTGGAGAGGGTCCTGCAGGACTGGAATGCCCTCAAGTCTATGATCATGTTTGGTTCTCAAGAGAATAAAGACCC ACTTAGTGCCAGCAGCAGAATTGCCCATCTCCTGCCTGAAGAGCAGGTCTACTTGAATCAGCAGAGTGGCACCATTCGCCTTGACTGTTTCACCCACTGCCTCATTGTCAAGTGTGCTCCTGACATCACT TTCATAGACACCTTACTGGGTACTCTAGTAAAGGAGCTGCAGAACAAATACACTCCTGGCCGGAGAGAGGAGGCGGTCAATGTCACCAGGAGGTTCCTACGCTCTGTAGCCCGGGTGTTCGTCATCCTCAGCGTGGAGATGGCCTCATCCaagaagaaaaa CAACTTCATCCCCCAGCCGATTGGGAAATGTCGGCGAGTTTTCCAAGCTCTGCTACCATATGCTGTGGAGGAGCTGTGTAACGTTGCAGAGTCACTGATCGTTCCAGTGCGAATGGGCATAGCAAGACCTACTGCTCCATTCACTTTGGCCAGCACCAGTATTGATGCTGTTCAGGGCAGTGAAGAGCTCTTCTCTGTTGAGCCACTGCCTCCGAGACCCTCACCAGACCAGTCCAGCAG ttCCAGCCAGACAGCTGCCTCTTATATCATCAGGAACCCCCAGCCTCGGCGCAGCAGCCAGTCTCAGCCTGTCAGAGGAAGAGACGAGGAGCAGGATGACATCGTATCAGCAGATGTGGAAGAG GTTGAAGTTGTAGAGGGAGTAGCAGGTGAGGAAGACCATCATGACGACCAAGAGGAACAGGGAGAGGAAAATGCTGAGGCAGAAGGGCAGCATGATGAGCACGATGAGGatg GAAGTGACATGGAGCTGGAcctgctggctgcagctgaAACTGAGAGCGACAGTGAAAGTAACCACAGCAATCAGGATAATGCTAGTGGCCGCAGGAGCGTCGTGACAGCAGCCACCGCTGGCTCTGAAGCAG GTGCCAGCAGTGTCCCTGCCTTCTTTTCAGAGGACGACTCCCAGTCCAATGACTCCAGTGACtccgacagcagcagcagtcagagcGACGATGTTGACCAGGAGACATTCCTTTTGGATGAGCCCCTGGAAAGGACGACCAGCGCCTCCCATGCCAACAGTGCAGCCCAGGCTCCTCGCTCCATGCAGTGGGCTGTTAGAAACACCCCCAGCCAGAGGGCCACAGGAAGTGCTCCCACCAGCTCCTCAACACCAGCTG CAAGCTCCACAGGCCTGATATATATTGACCCTACCAACCTGCGTCGCTCCAGCGCTATCAGctccagtgctgctgctgcggcggcAGCTCTCGAGGCCAGCAACTCCAGCAGCTATCTTACATCTGCCAGCAGCCTGGCCAGGGCCTACAGCATTGTCATCAGGCAGATCTCAGACCTCATGAGTCTGATTCCCAAGTACAACCATCTAGTCTACTCACAGTACCCTGCTGCTGTTAAGCTCACCTACCAGGATGCAGTTAACTTGCAG AACTATGTTGAAGAAAAGCTGATTCCCACCTGGAACTGGATGGTGTCCATCATGGATTCCACAGAGGCTCAGTTGCGATATGGCTCAGCCCTGTCATCTGCTGGAGACCCGGGTCACCCCAGTCACCCGCTCCACGCCTCTCAGCACTCTGCTCGGAGGGAACGCATGACAGCACGTGAGGAGGCCAGCCTCCGCACTCTGGAAGGAcgcag gAGAGCAGCTACCCTGCTGACAGCTCGTCAGGGCATGATGTCGGCACGGGGCGACTTCCTGAACTACGCCTTATCACTGATGCGCTCCCACAATGATGAGCACTCTGATGTGCTTCCTGTGCTGGACGTGTGCTCACTGAAACACGTGGCATATGTTTTCCAGGCTCTTATCTACTGGATTAAGGCCATGAACCAGCAGACCACTTTGGATACCCCACAGATGGACAGAAAGAG GAATCGCGAGATTTTGGAACTTGGTTTGGACAATGAGGATTCTGAACATGAGAACGATGAGGACACCAATCAGA GTTCAACGCTGCAGGACAAGGATGAGGACCCAGTTCCAGCTGAAACGGGTCAGAACCATCCTTTCTTCCGGCGCTCTGACTCCATGACCTTCCTGGGCTGCATCCCACCCAACCCCTTTGATGTCCCCCTGGCTGAGGCCATTCCACTGGCAGACCAGCCCCACCTCCTGCAG CCTAATGCCAGGAAGGAGGATCTGTTTGGTCGTCCCTCTCAGGGTTTGTACTCCTCCTCCTACATGGCAACCAAAGGCCTGGCTGAGGCAAGCATGGACAGGAACTGCCTGGAG ATCCTGCCCACTAAGATGTCTTACTCAGCCAATCTGAAGAATGTGATGAGTATGGAAACTGGCCAGAGGAGCACTGGGAATCAGTCACTTGCAGAGCAGGAGCTGGAGGCTTCAAAACCAGGCCCTTCACCCCATGACCTCGCTGCCCAGCTGAAGAGCAGCCTTCTTGCCGAGATTGGCCTCACTGAGAGCGATGGACCTCCTCTGCCATCATTCAG acctcactgtagTTTCATGGGGATGATGATTTCACATGACATGCTACTAGGCCGCTGGCGTCTGTCACTGGAGCTCTTTGGTCGTGTCTTCATGGAGGATGTTGGAGCTGAACCTGGATCG ATCCTCACGGAGTTGGGTGGTTTTGAAGTAAAGGAATCCAAGTTCCGTCGGGAGATGGAGAAGCTGAGGAATCTGCAGTCCCGTGACCTGGCCCTGGAGGTGGATCGGGACCGAGACCAGCTAATACAGCAGACCATGCGTCAGCTAAACACGCACTTTGGCAGGCGTTGCACGACCACACCCATGGCCGTGCACCGGGTGAAGGTCACCTTCAAAGATGAGCCGGGCGAAGGCAGCGGCGTGGCCCGCAGCTTCTACACAGCCATCGCCCTGGCCCTCCTCTCCAACGATAAGCTGCCCAACCTGGACTGTGTTCAGAGTGTCAGCAAGGGCATGCAGGCCAGCAGTACGTGTCATCACGATTACAATTCAA ATCTAATGCAGCGCTTGAGAAACAGAGATCGGGAAAGAGAGAGGCGAAGTGGAGGGCTTCGAGCAGGATCTCGGAGAGATCGAGACAG AGACTCAAGGAGGCAGCTGTCCATAGATACCAGGCCTTTTAGGCCTTCATCAGAGGGAAACCCCAGTGATGAGCCCGACCCCCTGCCTGCACACAGACAAGCCCTGGGTGAAAGGCTCTACCCACGTGTTCACGCAATGCAACCG GCGTTTGCCAGTAAAATCACAGGCATGTTGCTGGAGCTGTCCCCtgcccagctgctgctgttgctggcTAGTGAGGATTCTCTCCGAGCCAGGGTAGAGGAGGCCATGGAGCTTCTCATCGCACATGGAAG GGAAAATGGTGCTGACAGCATATTGGATCTGGGTCTCCTGGAGGCTCCAGAGAAAGCACAA CAGCAGGAGAACCGTAAGCGTCATGGCTCAACACGCAGTGTGGTTGACATGGAGCTGGACGACCCAGATGACGGTGACGACAACGCTCCTCTCTTCTACCAGCCTGGCAAACGAGGCTTCTACTCCCCTCGACCTGGCAAGAATACAGAGGCCAGACTGAACTGCTTCCGTAACATTGGCAG GATACTGGGGTTATGTCTGCTTCAGAATGAACTCTGTCCAATCACATTGAACAGACATGTCATCAAAGTGCTGCTTGGGAGGAAG GTGAACTGGCATGATTTTGCCTTCTTTGACCCGGTCATGTATGAGAGCCTGCGGCAGCTGATCCGCCATTCTCAGGCTGGTGAAGCAGATGCAGTATTTGCTGCGATGGATCTGGCCTTCGCCATTGACCTCTGTAAAGAGGAAGGGGCTGGACAG GTGGAGCTTCTGTCTGGTGGGGTCAACATGCCAGTAACTCCCCTCAACGTGTACGAGTATGTGAGGAAGTATGCAGAGCACAGAATGCTGGTGGTGGCTGAGCAGCCTCTTCAT GCAATGAGGAAGGGTTTGCTAGATGTACTCCCTAAGAACGCCCTGGAGGACTTGACGGCTGAGGACTTCAGGCTGCTGGTCAACGGCTGTGGAGAAGTCAACGTCCAGATGCTCATTAGCTTCACATCTTTCAATGATGAATCTG